GGTGTCGGGGGCCGCGGGCGCGGTTGCGCGGGCGGCCGGGCGGCTGGAGGACGGTTGTGGAGAGGAGGAGGCCACGATTGCGGAATGTGGCGGAGCGCGGGAGGCGTGCCGAGATTATTTGCGCACGGTGGCGCCGATGAAACCGCCCCGCGGCCCGCGCATGAAGCCGGGCGAAAGAAAACGCGGCCCCGGGGAGGGGCCGCGTTTTGGGGGCGGAGGCGGTGCTGTATTCAGATTTTGGTGACGATTTTGTCGGCGAGGCCGTAGGCGATGGCTTCCTCGGCGTTGAGGTAGAAGTCGCGGTCGGTGTCCTTGTTGATGCGATCGAGCGGCTGGCCGGAGGAATCGGCGAGGATCTTGTTCAGTTCGGCGCGCACTTTTTCCATTTCCTGCGCCTGGATGTTGATGTCGGTGGCCGGTCCGATGAAGCGTCCGGAGATAAGCGGCTGGTGGATGAGCACGCGGGCGTGCGGATAGATGAGGCGGCGGCCCTTGGGCGCCCCGCAGAGGAGGATGGAGCCCATCGAGGCCGCCATGCCCGTGACGACGACGGTGATGGGAGAGCCGATGAGCTTCATCGTGTCGTAGATGGCGAGGCCGGCGGTGACGGAGCCGCCGGGGGAATTGATGTAGAAGGTGATTTCTTTGCCCGGGTCGGTGGCCTCGATGTAGAGGAGCTTTTCCGTGATGTCCTTTGCCGAGGCGTCGGTCACGGCTCCCCAGAGGAAAATCTTACGCTGCTTGAGAAATTTCTTCTGGATCTGCACCGTGATCGGAGTGGCGTTTTTGTTTGCCTGCTCGTTTTCGAGTTCCTCGTCATCGTCCTCATCGTCGAAACGAGGGAATTTTTCGGGGGCGTGGGAATGGAGTTGGGTCGTGGACATAGTAGAGCGTTAAGGTGCGCGGAGCGGGCGGTTTTGCCAGTGGAAATTTTGACGGGGCGCCGAAACCCTGGCGGCAGGAAGCCGCGGCATCAGCCAAAGGACGACCGTCCACATCCTCCGCAGGGAGCCGGGGACACGATCTTGCGGCAGCCCCTCTGGATACACGCCGCGCGCTTGGGAAAGCGTACGGCCGGGATTTTTCGGGCGTAGAAAAAATGCGCACCCACGCGGCGTTTTCAGGGGCAAAACAGAACCCCAAAAAGCGCCCCAAAAACCATGGGTTTCCATCCGGCCGCTGTGTATTCATAAATCAACTACAACGATGCGCCGCCGCCGCCGGTTTTTGCATGGAAAAGAACCGTGGCAACCCATCTCGGCCGGGTTTTCCCGTCGGGATCATTAAAAAAGTTGAGTTGTAATATGATGGATTAAAACATCTTAAAAATAAGATCCGCATTTTTTGAAAAAACTTCTTGAGGATCAGGGCGCGATTACCATTGTCCGCACTCCCTTCTGACGGGCGGCGATCAAAACGCCGGACGAAAGAAGGAAGTTCCTTGAAAGTTCAGCCGCTTCTTCTCGAAAGTTTTTCCAAAAAAAATTCAGAAAAACGCTTGACGAAGAAACGATGAACTGACTCGATGGAACTCTTTCCCCTCGAACCGAGGGAGCTCTTTGAAATTTACTTTGTGCGATTGATTGGGACCCCCAATCAACAATTCAATATATATACGATATGCCGGGTAAAACCGGCATAGTCAGTAGTTCATGAATCACTAGGTTCATAACTCTTTTTGGAGAGTTTGATCCTGGCTCAGAATGAACGCTGGCGGCGTGGTTAAGACATGCAAGTCGAACGGGACTTACGGTGTAGCAATACACTGTAAGTTCAGTGGCGAACGGGTGCGTAACACGTAAACAATCTACCTTTCAGTGGGGAATAGCTCGGTGAAAACCGAATTAATACCGCATGTGGTGGTTTCTCTCCTGAGGAACTTACTAAAGACAGGGACCGCAAGGCCTGTCGCTGGAAGAGGAGTTTGCGGCCTATCAGCTAGTTGGTGAGGTAACGGCTCACCAAGGCTAAGACGGGTAGCTGGTCTGAGAGGATGATCAGCCACACTGGAACTGAGACACGGTCCAGACACCTACGGGTGGCAGCAGTTTCGAATCATTCACAATGGGCGAAAGCCTGATGGTGCGACGCCGCGTGAGGGACGAAGGCCTTCGGGTTGTAAACCTCTGTCACCGGGGAAGAAACGCTATGAGCTAACAGTTCATAGCCTGACTTAACCCGGAGAGGAAGCAGTGGCTAACTCTGTGCCAGCAGCCGCGGTAATACAGAGACTGCAAGCGTTATTCGGATTCACTGGGCGTAAAGGGTGCGCAGGCGGCCATGTGTGTCTGGTGTGAAATCCCGGGGCTTAACTCCGGAATTGCGCCGGAAACTACATGGCTAGAGCATTGGAGAGGGTAGCGGAATTCACGGTGTAGCAGTGAAATGCGTAGATATCGTGAGGAACACCAGAGGCGAAGGCGGCTACCTGGACAATTGCTGACGCTCAGGCACGAAAGCGTGGGGAGCGAAAGGGATTAGATACCCCTGTAGTCCACGCCCTAAACGGTGCACACTAGGTCTTGGAGGATTCGACCCCTTCAGGGCCCAAGCTAACGCGTTAAGTGTGCCGCCTGAGGACTACGGCCGCAAGGCTAAAACTCAAAGGAATTGACGGGGGCCCGCACAAGCGGTGGAGCATGTGGCTTAATTCGATGCAACGCGAAGAACCTTACCTGGCCTTGACATGCACTAGACCGACGCTGAAAGGCGTCTTCCCTTCGGGGCTGGTGCACAGGTGCTGCATGGCTGTCGTCAGCTCGTGTCGTGAGATGTTGCGTTAAGTCGCGCAACGAGCGCAACCCCTGTCCTTAGTTGCCATCATTAAGTTGGGCACTCTAAGGAGACAAACCCTCTCTGAGGGTGGGAAGGTGGGGATGACGTCAAGTCAGGATGGCCCTTACGGCCAGGGCTGCACACGTGCTACAATGCCCGATACAGAGGGATGCAATGCCGCGAGGCAAAGCGAATCTCAAAAATCGGGCCCAGTTCAGATTGCAGTCTGCAACTCGACTGCATGAAGTTGGAATCGCTAGTAATGGCGCATCAGCTACGGCGCCGTGAATACGTTCCCGGGCCTTGTACACACCGCCCGTCACATCATGAAAGCCGGTTTCGCCCGAAGTGCGTTAGCCAACCAGCAATGGAGGCGGCGCCCTAAGGTGAAGCTGGTGATTGGGATGAAGTCGTAACAAGGTAACCGTAGGGGAACCTGCGGTTGGATCACCTCCTTTCTAAGGAGACGGAGTGGCAGTCTTTCGACTGCACCTCCGATGGTCGAAAGAGGCGTTGAGCCTCTGGGTCCCGGTTGATCGCACAAAGTAAATTTTATCGAGACAGTGTTCTTTATATCATCTTCGACCGATGGGGTCGTAGCTCAGTTGGCAGAGCATCTGCTTTGCAAGCAGAGGGTCGCCGGTTCGAATCCGGCCGGCTCCACCAAACCTTGCGACCCTCCAGTCTGGAAACCTGCCGGTTTCCCAATTCGGGCTCATAGCTCAGTTGGTTAGAGCACGCGCTTGATAAGCGCGGGGTCGATGGTTCAAGTCCATCTGGGCCCACCATTATATTACAAGCAAAGGCTGTATATAATATCGGATGGGCGGCAGAAGATGGAGCAATATGATTTTGTTCTTTGAAAGTTTAGGGTAGTAGAAAATGTAAGTGGGTAGAATAAACGCCTAGAATATGAGCGTTTGCATAAACCAGTTACAGCAATTGATGGATGCCTTGGCGTCATCAGGCGACGAAGGACGCAGCAAGCTGCGAAAAGCTTCGGGGAGCGGCACGCACGCTTTAATCCGGAGATATCCGAATGGGGAAACCCGGCGCTCTTTACCGAGCGTCATTCCGGTGTGAATTCATAGCACCGGCAAAGCAACACGCGGCGAAGTGAAACATCTCAGTAACCGCAGGAAAAGAAAGAGAATCGATTCCGTCAGTAGTGGCGAGCGAAAGCGGAACAGCCCAAACCGCGGGGATTTATCCCTGCGGGGTTGTAGGACCACGACATGGACTAGGACAAGTTAGACAAACACTCTGGAAAGTGTGACCACAGCGGGTGACAGTCCCGTAGTTTAAAACTTGTTCTTACCTAGTGGTATCCTGAGTAGCACCGGACACGTGAAACCCGGTGTGAATCCATGCCGACCACGGCATAAGGCTAAATACTCGATGACGACCGATAGTGAACTAGTACCGCGAGGGAAAGGTGAAAAGCACCCCTGTTAGGGGAGTGAAATAGTAACTGAAATCAATTGCTAACAAGTCAGTCGGAGCTCCCTTGTGGAGTGACGGCCTGCCTTTTGTATAATGAGTCTGCGAGTTATTGCCCGTAGCAAGCCTAAGCCGCTCAGCGGTGGAGGCGCAGCGAAAGCGAGTCCGAACAGGGCGCTTAGTTGCTGGCAATAGACCCGAAGCGGAGGTGATCTAACCATGGCCAGGATGAAATCCGGGTAAAACCGGCTGGAGGTCCGAACCCGTCAACCTTGAGAAGTTGTGGGATGAGCTGTGGTTAGGAGCGAAAGACTAATCAAACCCTGTGATAGCTGGTTCTTTCCGAAATATATTTGGGTATAGCGTCGAACGCTGATTTGCGGAGGTAGAGCACTGAATAAGCTAGGGCCCCTACCGGGGTACTGAACTTAATCAAACTCCGAATACCGCAGAGTGAAGTTCGGCAGTCAGACTGTGGGGGCTAACCTTCATAGTCGAGAGGAGAATAATCCAGACCATCAGTTAAGGTCCCAAAATACGGCTCAGTGAAAAAGGATGTGATTTTGCTTAAACAATGGGGATGTTGGCTTAGAGGCAGCCATCATTTAAACAGTGCGTAACAGCTGACCCATCGAGCGAAATTGCGCCGAAAATGATCGGGACTCAAGCCGTATACCGAAGCTATGGGTGTGTAGCAATACACGCAGTAGGAAAGCGTTTCAAGTGCGGCGAAGTGGAAGGGGAACCGACCATGGAGCGCTTGGAAGTGAGAATGCAGACATAAGTAACGATAAAGCCGGTTTAAATCCGGCTCGCCGTAAGGATAAGGTTTCCTGGGGAAGGTTCGTCCGCCCAGGGTTAGCCGGGAGCTAAGACGAGGCCGTAAGGAGTAGTCGATGCACAGCAGGTTTAATATTCCTGCGCCGGCGGTTAACTATCCAATCGATGACGGAGCAACAAAACCAACAGACCTGTTTCGACAAGGCACTGCAAAGCTACGGCTGAGCGGGTGTTGGCGGAGGCGCTTCCAAGAAAAATTGATTGGCCACTATGACCGTCGCCCGTACCGCAAACCGACACAGGTATCCGGGATGAGTATTCCAAGGCGCGCGAGTTAAATCTCTCTAAGGAACTCGGCAAATTAGCCCCGTATCTTCGGTATAAGGGGTGCCCCGAAAGGGGTCGCAGTTAATAGCAACAACCGACTGTTTAGCAAAAACACAGCTCTCTGCCAAGTCGCAAGACGATGTATAGGGAGTGACACGTGACCAATGCGGAAAGGTGAAAGCCTAGGGTGCAAGCTCTGGGTCTAAGCCCCCGTGAATGTCGGCCGTAACTATAACGGTCCTAAGGTAGCGAAATTCCTTGTCGGGTAAGTTCCGACCCGCACGAATCGTGTAACGAGTTGTTGACTGTCTCGGAGAGAGGCTCGGTGAAATTGTAGTGGCGGTGAAGATGCCGCCTACCCGCAGCAGGACGGAAAGACCCTATGCACCTTTACTGTAAGCTGTTATTGTCGCTTGATTTTTAATACGTAGAATAGGTGGGAGACTTTGAAGGCCGGTTTCAGGATCGGCCCGAGTCGCAATGTGAAATACCACTTTTTAATTGTTAGGCGTCTAACCTCCAGCCGTCATCCGGCGGTGGGACAGTGATAGCAGGTCAGTTTTTCTGGGGCGGAATCCTCCCAAAGAGTAACGGAGGATTACGAAGGTTCCCTCGGCCCGGTCGGTAATCGGGCTATAGAGCGCATGAGTATAAGGGAGCTTTACTGTGAGACCAACAAGTCGAGCAGTTGCGAAAGCAGGTTCAAGTGATCCGGTGGTTGAATGTGGAATCGCCATCGCTCATAGGACAAAAGGTACGCTAGGGATAACAGGCTGATCGCGCCCAAGCGTTCATAGCGACGGCGCGGTTTGGCACCTCGATGTCGGCTCATCACATCCTGGGGCTGGAGAAGGTCCCAAGGGTTCGGCTGTTCGCCGATTAAAGTGGTACGCGAGCTGGGTTCAGAACGTCGTGAGACAGTTCGGTCCTCTATCCGCTGTGGGCGTCTGTGATTTGAGGGGTTCATTCTCTAGTACGAGAGGACCGAGAATGACGAACCTCTGGTGTTCCGGTTGTCGCGTCAGCGGCAGCGCCGGGTAGCTATGTTCGGAAGGGATAAGCGCTGAAAGCATCTAAGCGCCAAGCCCATCCCAAGATAAGATCACAATCTGGAGCAATCCAGTGCAAGGTCCGGGTAGACCACCCGGTTGATAGGACAGAAGTGTAAGCGTGGTAACACGTTCAGCTTACTGTTACTAATGACCTTGCCGGGTTTATGCATCCTCATGTTCAGGGCGTTTATTTTACCTCCTTTGTTAGTCTGCTATCCTAAACTTTATATAATTTCCTCGAAAGAGGTACGATTTTCTGGTGACCAGATGCCGGGGGAACCACCCGTTCCCATCCCGAACACGGCCGTTAAGCCCCGAGCAGCCAATGGTAGTAGGACGATAGGTCCCGCGAGAGTAGGTCGTCGCCAGATTTATGGCCCGGATGTTGCGAAAGCAGCGTCCGGGCCTTCTTGTTTTATAACGGTCGCCATTATACGTGACCGGCGGTGCCGGTTGACATGGCTTCATCCCGCATCACAATCGCGCCTCCCATGTGCGAATCAGATCCCGCAGCTTGCGCGTCGCCGCCACTATCTTCCCGCCTGCCGCCCGTGGCGGTCATCGGCGGCGGAATCACCGGGCTGGTCGCCGCCTGGCGCCTGTCCCTCGCGGGATGCGGGGTGCGATTGTTCGAGGCTTCATCGCGCACGGGTGGCGCGATTCGCACACTGCATGAACGGGGCGGCTGGATGCCCGAGGCCGGCCCCAACACCTTGCTGGTCAAAACCCGCGAATTTCACGCGCTTATCGACGACTTGGGGCTTGTCTCCCGGCTCATGCATGCGAATTCCGGTGCGGCAAAACGTTTCCTGATTCGCGGCGGGCGCATTCGCGCGGTGCCGCAATCGCCGGTTGGCGCGCTGGTTACACCGTTGCTTTCGCCGCCCACCAAACTGCGCATCGCCGCCGAAGTGCTGTTCGCCAGCCAGCGCGAGCGCGCGGAGGACCTGTCGCTCGCGGATTTCGCCCGCGGGCATTACGGGCGCGAGTTTGTCGACTACGCGTTGAATCCGCTCGTCGCCGGCATCTACGCGGGCGATCCCGAAAAACTTTCCGCGCGTCTTTCCTTTCCCTTTCTCTGGCAGGCGGAGCGGACGCACGGCTCGCTCATCCGCGGGCAGATCGCACAGATGCGCGCCCGCCTCCGGCAGGGCGGGCCGAAGGCCGCGCTCATTTCCTTCGCGGGCGGCGTGCAGATACTCACCGACACGCTCACGGCGGCGCTTCCGGCCGGGGCGGCCGAGCTGGAAGCCTCGATCAAATCGCTCACGCCGGTTCCCGGTGCGCGCGCGGCATCCTCGGGACGCTGGCGAATTCGCTGGCAAAACACACTCCGCGGCGGCGACACGCGCGAAGAGATTTTCTCGTCGGTCGTGCTCGCATTGCCGGCGGATGCGCTGGCGCGGCTGGAAATCGCGGGGGCGCGCCCGCTCGCCCCGCTGGCCGCCGTGGAATATCCGCCGGTGGCGTCATTGTTTGCCGGATACAAGCGCGAGCAAATCTCCCATCCCCTCGACGGATTCGGCGTGCTGGCCCCGGAGCGGGAGCGCCGGCGGTTTCTCGGCGTGCTGTTCTCGTCGAGCCTTTTCCCCGGCCGCGCGCCCGATGGCTGCGTGGCGCTGACCATCATGATCGGCGGGACGCGGCAGCCCGGGCTCGCGCGCCTGCCATCCGATGAACTCATGCGCGAGGTTTTGCCGGATGTCTCGCGGCTGCTCGGCATCCGTGGCGAGCCGGTTTTCACGCACCATCAACTCGCGGAGCGCGCGATCCCCCAATACAACCTCGGTTACGAGCGCCATCTCGCCGCCATCGAGGCCTGCGAGGGCGCGCATTCCGGGCTGCACATCGGCGGCCATGTGCGCGACGGCATCTCGGTGCCCGCATGCGTGTCCTCGGGCGAGCGACTGGCTGCGCGCGTGCTCGGCGAAGCGTAGTTGAATTACAACTACAACTACAACTTCACGCGGACGCGCTCAATCCGGCACGGGGGCGGACGGCGGCGCGGTGGTCACGGTGGTGCCGACGGAAGCGGCGATGATGAGCGCGATGGCCAGCCACTCCGAGGGAGCCAGCCATTCCTTGAGAAAAATCATTCCCGATACTGTCGCGACGGCGGGTTCCATGCTCATCAGCGTGCCGAACGTTTTCGCTGGCAGGCGCGTGAGCGCGAGCATTTCGAGCGAGTAGGGCAGGGCGGACGACAGCACGGCGACGGCGAGCGCCAGCGGCAGAATGGCCGGCGAAAGCAGCGCGCCGCCCGCGTGCGCCACGCCGACCGGAGCGGCCACGCAGGCCGCGATGACCGAGCCCAGCGCCACGGTTTGCGTGGCATGTCCCGTGCCGGCGCGCTGTCCGAACACGATGTACAACGCCCAGCAGATCCCCGCCCCCAGCGCGAGCGCCGCGCCCCGCGCATCAACACCCGTCATGCCGCCCCACACCGGCAGCAACAGCAGCAGCCCCGACACCGCCAGCGCGATCCACACAAAATCGAGAGGGCGCCGCGAGGCGATCATCGCCACCGCGAGCGGACCGGTGAATTCCAGCGCCACGGCGATGCCCAGCGGCATTGATTCGAGCGCCATGTAGAACAGCAGGTTCATCAGGCCGAGCGAGATGCCGTAACCGGCAAGCGGTTTCCACGAGCCCGGCCGCCTCCGTGTCCGCCACGGACGCAGCACGACGAGCAAAATGACCGTGCCGAAAATCAGCCGCAGCGCCGTGGTCCCCTGCGGTCCGACCAGCGGAAACAACCGTTTCGCAACCGACGCGCCCGTCTGGATGGACACCATCGCGACAATCAGGAGGCCGACCGGGATTAATCTTGAGGACATGCCCTGCCGACATCTCACAACCCGCGCCCGCAAGCCAGCCAAACTTCTCCCTCCCCGCCGGAATCAGTGCGGCGTGGCGGGGCGGCCGTCTGCATTCGGCAGGAACGCGAAGGCGACATTGCACACCTGGCTGCCGATGCGGCGCAGGTGGTTGAACATATCCAGAAAATAAATACTCGACGCCAGCGCCTCCGGCCCGCCGCTCGCGAGCCGCTGAAAATGCTCCAGTTGCCGCGCGTGGGCCCACTCGCCGAGCGCATCCTTGGCCGCGAGCAAGCCGCCGGCCTGCGCCTCGTCGCGCGTGGTCAGCAGGACCGCCGCCTGTTCCAGCCGCGCGTCCACCATTCGGTGCAGCTCGGCGAGGGCCGCGTGATCCCCGTCCGTGAGGCGGACCTGTCCGGCGCCGCGTTTGAGGAGCGCGTCGCACAGGTG
This genomic stretch from Termitidicoccus mucosus harbors:
- a CDS encoding ClpP family protease — its product is MSTTQLHSHAPEKFPRFDDEDDDEELENEQANKNATPITVQIQKKFLKQRKIFLWGAVTDASAKDITEKLLYIEATDPGKEITFYINSPGGSVTAGLAIYDTMKLIGSPITVVVTGMAASMGSILLCGAPKGRRLIYPHARVLIHQPLISGRFIGPATDINIQAQEMEKVRAELNKILADSSGQPLDRINKDTDRDFYLNAEEAIAYGLADKIVTKI
- the hemG gene encoding protoporphyrinogen oxidase — translated: MCESDPAACASPPLSSRLPPVAVIGGGITGLVAAWRLSLAGCGVRLFEASSRTGGAIRTLHERGGWMPEAGPNTLLVKTREFHALIDDLGLVSRLMHANSGAAKRFLIRGGRIRAVPQSPVGALVTPLLSPPTKLRIAAEVLFASQRERAEDLSLADFARGHYGREFVDYALNPLVAGIYAGDPEKLSARLSFPFLWQAERTHGSLIRGQIAQMRARLRQGGPKAALISFAGGVQILTDTLTAALPAGAAELEASIKSLTPVPGARAASSGRWRIRWQNTLRGGDTREEIFSSVVLALPADALARLEIAGARPLAPLAAVEYPPVASLFAGYKREQISHPLDGFGVLAPERERRRFLGVLFSSSLFPGRAPDGCVALTIMIGGTRQPGLARLPSDELMREVLPDVSRLLGIRGEPVFTHHQLAERAIPQYNLGYERHLAAIEACEGAHSGLHIGGHVRDGISVPACVSSGERLAARVLGEA
- the rhtA gene encoding threonine/homoserine exporter RhtA; translated protein: MSSRLIPVGLLIVAMVSIQTGASVAKRLFPLVGPQGTTALRLIFGTVILLVVLRPWRTRRRPGSWKPLAGYGISLGLMNLLFYMALESMPLGIAVALEFTGPLAVAMIASRRPLDFVWIALAVSGLLLLLPVWGGMTGVDARGAALALGAGICWALYIVFGQRAGTGHATQTVALGSVIAACVAAPVGVAHAGGALLSPAILPLALAVAVLSSALPYSLEMLALTRLPAKTFGTLMSMEPAVATVSGMIFLKEWLAPSEWLAIALIIAASVGTTVTTAPPSAPVPD